The Cydia pomonella isolate Wapato2018A chromosome 11, ilCydPomo1, whole genome shotgun sequence DNA window AGTTATAAAGATGCCACGGACCATTACGATATCGCAATGTAACACCGCAAATACCTCCGCGTTGAACGCCTTCACTTCTGGCATATCCATTTTGCTGTATTGCTTCTTTTATCTTATTAAACTATACTTAATCAATTATACTCCTAGAATTAAATACTAGCGTTAGGATAATCATTTTCGTGAACAAATCAACATgctcaaaattacaaaatggcgtgCAGAAGCAAACTGAGCAAACTGGCATAGACAACGATTGTTTATGATTCCTATGCGGTCTCTACGTGACTTGAtttataaatttcaaataatctgtaaaatattattgttgttatttaattttcataactGTATCATATTTTGAATAAGCCTCAAATTTAGCAATGAATTTGACGCAGTTCTTTTACGGTGCCCGTTCGGCAGTATGGCCAACAAACTTAGCCTATCCAGAAAGaataaaaaagttacttaaaatgtcaatgtcatgtcaactgtcaaaatgtcaattcATTTGAACCTTTTGCGTTTGCccaaaaaagtattattattttacagtagaacAGTGTTCAACACCAATTAGTATCATATTTTAGCATGGCTGACGAATATGCTGCAGTGAAAAGaggaaaacttattttaaaaggCGACAAACCAAAGTAGGTTTCATAGATTTTAGGAATCTAGTTGTTTCTGTTGTTTCTATGTTTAACCTAATCATTTctctataaatttatttcagaGCAAAAAAGCGTAAGCACAAGAAGAATAAAGACAAATCGGACAGTTCTAAAGTAGACGAAGATTCTATTAAGCATGGAGGATGGTGGAAAGTGGAGAAAATCGAAGACGTAGTCGGTCCCATTTCAATCGAGTTTGGAAACAATGCTTACATTTCGGCGCTTGATAATGGCTTGTTCACCGTTGGAGCGCCTCACGGAGATGGCGAAGGGCCAGCGCCAGAGGAGATATTCACGGCTTTCCCAGCTGGAGAAACGAAGTTTGCCCTAAAGTCTGGTTATGGGAAATATTTAGGAGTGTCAAAGGAGGGAGTGGTGATTGGGAGGTCTGACGCGGTGGGGCCAATGGAGCAGTGGGAGCCGGTGTGGCAAGAAGGTcttgtattatttatactaataatttaccctcaaaaacagtaaaattgtaATCTAAGTCGTAAACTTTTGAGGACAGATCCTTTTCCCTAATCTATGTCcaattattcaattcaatt harbors:
- the LOC133522519 gene encoding protein FRG1 homolog, whose product is MADEYAAVKRGKLILKGDKPKAKKRKHKKNKDKSDSSKVDEDSIKHGGWWKVEKIEDVVGPISIEFGNNAYISALDNGLFTVGAPHGDGEGPAPEEIFTAFPAGETKFALKSGYGKYLGVSKEGVVIGRSDAVGPMEQWEPVWQEGKTAILSALNKFMCVSPEDDSVVARNTAAGETEFCSIRSNKTKEVNTVVVPDEEQGNLNEVEVNYVRKFQKFQDKKLKLNDGSVSELKRAKAEGILHETLLDRRSKMKADRYCK